A window of the Parambassis ranga chromosome 17, fParRan2.1, whole genome shotgun sequence genome harbors these coding sequences:
- the col15a1b gene encoding collagen, type XV, alpha 1b, protein MFPGWSLSLHIILLCWLAAALQVIEERGSGSHLDLTEVIGVPLPPSVSFSPGYEGFPAYNFGPDTNIGRLTKNFVPGSFYRDFAIIVTVRPASQKGGVLFAITDAGQKVVELGLALTPVRGGLQSILLYYTDKEQANHSHKAAAFSVPDMTDQWTRFTVVVEHDEVRLYMDCGEAERTTFHRKPEKLTFTHGSGIFVANAGSTGLETFVGSIQQLVIKDDPRAAEEQCEDDDPYASGYASGDEALDDRETEEDTMKSTRGRKPGKAQEENSVPVRAPPTEAPEVELDEYSGHMTPTVANEELLRGTHRTEEPGERSGAGHVRPGLKGERGDPGPPGLPGPPGPPHGATKPGVFGAQGPTGSPGTPGRDGQKGSKGEKGDPGQRGPLGNPGLTGEYGAKGDKGDQGVGLPGPPGPPGVPGPPGPPRSRSVPYGHDALGSGFEDLDSDAELVRGPPGPPGPPGPPGPPGTHLSSSNATEGLSSGYAGPPGAPGRDGFPGKHGTPMFEDWFSGSGPDGSGSGSELSSVLSSDLSSAFSSGFSSEASFGSGSGLDFSSAWGSGEGPAGKDGPPGASGPVGEKGEQGLPGPPGPKGECGSLGTTGSPGPQGPEGPQGRRGPVGPPGPPGPPGLPGTKFFVEDMEGSGKSDMLIGAGVRGSQGPPGLPGPQGPQGEDGAPGAPGLSVKGEPGDPGPEGHQGLAGLPGARGAKGEKGSPGPKGDKGADGLSIPGPPGPVGPPGPVINLADLLNVTEGIFNFTEIRGLPGPQGSEGLPGRAGFPGPRGPKGDIGPPGIHGPAGLKGEKGEPGVTIAADGSLLSAPRGPQGPKGIKGDRGFPGPAGLMGPIGPSGQKGEYGFPGRPGRPGMPGRRGDKGETVGVPGPPGPPGPPGPPGRIPGLNGTVFPVRPRPHCKKGRESATRENSVGSKGDKGDDGLPGEPGTPAYMIPDGVVGARGDPGYKGQKGEKGDLGQPGPPGLPGRSGLVGPKGESIVGPPGPVGSPGQPGTPGYGRPGPRGPPGAAGPPGPAPAYGSTVSIPGPPGPPGPPGSPGYGNPVITYKTSQALTRESHRAAEGTLVYVSEKGGELYIRARNGWRKIQLGELIQQGPSSSEASQSLSRSGEWSRAHRIHSQELQEGSRGYQPSYNVLPQTFNAVPGLHLVALNTPLRGDMRGIRGADFQCYQQARSKGLTTTYRAFLSSHLQDLATIVRKADRNDMPVVNLKGEVLFSSWMSIFSGNGGTFDTSTPIYSFDGRNVMTDPGWPEKMVWHGSSTVGIRLTTNYCEAWRTADVAVTGQASLLQTGRLMGQHVRSCSNHYIVLCIENTYVGNTHQRRN, encoded by the exons aaCGAGGCTCAGGAAGTCATCTGGACCTGACGGAGGTAATTGgcgtccccctccctccctcagtcTCCTTCAGTCCTGGCTATGAGGGGTTTCCAGCCTACAACTTTGGGCCAGACACGAACATTGGTCGACTCACCAAAAACTTTGTGCCAGGGTCATTCTACAGGGACTTTGCCATCATTGTCACG GTACGTCCAGCTAGCCAGAAAGGAGGCGTGCTCTTTGCCATCACAGATGCCGGTCAGAAGGTGGTGGAGCTGGGTTTGGCCCTAACTCCAGTTCGCGGGGGCCTGCAGAGCATCTTACTGTACTACACTGACAAAGAGCAGGCCAATCACAGCCACAAAGCTGCAGCGTTTAGTGTCCCGGATATGACAGACCAGTGGACACGATTCACA GTGGTGGTAGAGCATGACGAGGTGCGTCTCTATATGGACTGCGGAGAGGCCGAGAGGACAACCTTCCACAGGAAGCCGGAGAAACTCACCTTCACACACGGCTCTGGCATTTTTGTAGCAAATGCAGGCAGCACGGGCCTCGAAACGTTTGTG GGTTCCATTCAGCAGCTGGTGATCAAAGATGATCCccgagcagcagaggagcagtgtGAAGACGACGATCCCTAT GCCTCAGGCTACGCAAGTGGAGATGAAGCACTGGATGACAGAGAGACTGAGGAAGACACGATGAAGAGCACACGTGGGAGGAAACCCGGCAAGGCACAG GAGGAGAACAGTGTTCCTGTTAGAGCTCCACCCACTGAGGCTCCAGAGGTGGAGCTAGATGAGTATTCTGGTCACATGACTCCAACAGTAGCCAATGAAGAACTGCTAAGAG GCACACACCGCACAGAAGAACCAGGAGAGCGATCGGGAGCT GGACATGTCAGGCCTGGTTTGAAAGGAGAACGTGGGGATCCTGGACCACCTGGCCTACCTGGACCTCCAGGGCCACCACATGGGGCCACCAAGCCTGGAGTGTTTGGAGCACAGGGGCCAACGGGATCACCTGGAACGCCAGGGAGAGATGGACAGAAG GGAAGCAAGGGTGAGAAAGGAGACCCG GGTCAGAGAGGACCACTGGGAAATCCAGGTCTGACTGGAGAATATGGAGCTAAAGGAGACAAG GGAGACCAAGGTGTTGGTTTACCAGGCCCTCCAGGTCCTCCTGGTGTCCCTGGACCTCCTGGACCACCAAGATCACGCAGTGTGCCT taCGGACATGACGCCCTTGGATCTGGGTTTGAAGACTTGGACAGTGATGCTGAACTCGTTAGG GGACCCCCTGGTCCACCAGGGCCTCCAGGACCTCCTGGCCCCCCTGGCACACATCTGTCATCATCCAACGCCACAGAGGGACTCTCTTCTGGGTATGCTGGGCCACCTGGTGCTCCTGGTAGGGATGGATTCCCAGGCAAACATGGAACACCA ATGTTTGAGGATTGGTTTAGTGGTTCAGGGCCTGATGGTTCAGGTTCGGGCTCAGAGTTGTCCTCTGTCCTCAGCTCAGacctcagctctgctttcagtTCTGGTTTCAGTTCTGAGGCCAGTTTTGGTTCTGGGTCTGGGCTTGACTTCAGCTCCGCTTGGGGCTCAGGCGAG GGTCCAGCAGGAAAAGATGGGCCACCTGGTGCATCTGGGCCCGTGGGAGAGAAG GGTGAACAGGGTTTACCTGGCCCCCCTGGACCAAAG GGTGAATGTGGGTCTCTGGGTACAACAGGATCTCCTGGACCCCAAGGACCTGAGGGTCCACAAGGAAGGAGGGGCCCTGTAGGTCCACCAGGACCTCCTGGCCCACCTGGACTTCCAGGAACTAAATTCTTTGTCGAG GACATGGAGGGATCTGGAAAGAGTGACATGCTCATTGGAGCTGGAGTCAGGGGATCACAg GGTCCCCCTGGTCTACCTGGTCCGCAGGGACCACAG GGTGAGGATGGTGCACCTGGAGCACCAGGGCTCTCTGTCAAG GGTGAACCAGGAGACCCAGGACCTGAGGGTCATCAAGGTCTTGCTGGCCTACCTGGGGCTAGG GGAGCCAAAGGAGAGAAAGGCAGTCCTGGACCCAAG GGAGATAAAGGCGCTGATGGACTCAGTATCCCAGGACCACCTGGGCCTGTTGGGCCTCCTGGACCTGTCATTAATCTAGCAGAT ctgctgaatgttacagaaggcatctttaactTCACTGAGATCAGAGGACTACCAGGCCCCCAG ggctctgaagGTTTGCCCGGCAGAGCTGGATTTCCA GGCCCGAGAGGACCAAAAGGAGACATAGGCCCTCCAGGAATCCATGGGCCAGCGGGTCTTAAG GGAGAAAAGGGAGAACCAGGAGTGACTATAGCCGCTGATGGATCTCTCTTATCTGCGCCGCGAGGCCCTCAGGGGCCCAAAGGCATAAAG GGTGACCGTGGCTTCCCAGGACCTGCTGGACTTATG GGTCCAATAGGACCTTCAGGACAAAAAGGAGAATATGGCTTTCCTGGGCGTCCG GGGCGCCCTGGTATGCCCGGGAGGAGAGGTGACAAAGGAGAAACTGTTGGCGTCCCG gGGCCTCCAGGTCCTCCTGGCCCACCCGGACCTCCAGGAAGAATTCCCGGCCTGAATGGA ACAGTGTTCCCGGTGCGCCCCAGACCGCACTGCAAAAAGGGACGA gaatcAGCGACAAGGGAAAATTCAGTTGGATCTAAAGGAGACAAAGGAGATGACGGATTACCCGGTGAGCCAGGGACGCCTG CATACATGATTCCAGATGGAGTTGTG GGTGCTCGTGGTGATCCAGGATACAAAGGTCAAAAGGGAGAAAAGGGTGATCTAGGACAACCTGGTCCTCCAGGACTGCCTGGGAGGTCAGGACTTGTG ggTCCAAAAGGTGAGTCCATCGTTGGTCCTCCTGGTCCTGTTGGTTCTCCCGGCCAGCCTGGTACCCCTGGATATGGACGACCTGGACCACGAGGGCCACCCGGAGCCGCTGGACCCCCAGGACCTGCGCCTGCATATGGatcaa CTGTCAGTATACCTGGCcctcctggtcctcctggtCCACCTGGCTCCCCAGGATATGGTAACCCG GTTATCACCTATAAGACGAGCCAAGCTCTCACCAGAGAGTCCCACCGTGCTGCTGAGGGAACCCTGGTGTACGTGTCTGAGAAGGGAGGGGAGCTGTACATCAGAGCACGCAACGGCTGGCGCAAGATCCAG CTTGGAGAGTTGATCCAACAGGGACCGTCCTCATCAGAAGCATCTCAGTCCCTTAGCAGGTCTGGAGAATGGAGCAGAGCACACAGGATCCACAGccag GAACTGCAGGAGGGCAGCAGAGGATACCAGCCCAGCTACAACGTGCTACCACAGACCTTTAATGCTGTACCTGGG CTCCACCTGGTGGCACTCAACACCCCGCTCAGAGGGGACATGCGTGGCATCCGCGGAGCAGACTTCCAGTGCTACCAGCAGGCACGCTCCAAGGGACTCACCACTACATACAGGGCCTTCCTGTCCTCACACCTGCAGGACCTGGCGACCATCGTTAGGAAGGCGGACCGCAACGACATGCCCGTGGTTAATCTGAAG GGTGAAGTGCTGTTCAGTAGCTGGATGTCCATCTTCTCTGGGAACGGAGGCACGTTTGACACGTCCACGCCGATCTATTCATTTGATGGACGCAACGTGATGACCGACCCAGGATG GCCTGAGAAGATGGTCTGGCACGGCTCCAGCACTGTGGGCATCCGTCTGACCACAAACTACTGTGAGGCGTGGAGGACGGCAGACGTGGCGGTGACGGGCCAGGCTTCCCTGCTGCAGACGGGAAGGCTGATGGGACAACACGTCCGCTCCTGCTCCAACCACTACATAGTGCTGTGCATAGAGAACACATATGTGGGGAACACACATCAACGGAGGAACTGA